In the Bacteroidales bacterium genome, one interval contains:
- a CDS encoding alpha/beta fold hydrolase, translated as MKLFYREYGQGQPLIILHGVFGVSDNWVSFAQSIQDRYNVFIPDQRNHGHSPHDPTFNYFAMCADLGEFIDEHDLKNPIVLGHSMGGKVAMNFALENPEVPAALIVADVSLRAYERRHRHLDMIDAMMAINFENVESRREIEQQLAATIKDKRVRQFAMKNLYRRPHGGGFAWRLNLEAINLNMDEVFEGIHSTAIFDKPALFIRGAESNYISYDDFDQIYRNFPNADIKTIEQAGHWLHADQPEEFLKVFDDFVKKI; from the coding sequence GTGAAATTATTCTATCGCGAATACGGGCAGGGGCAGCCGCTAATTATCCTTCACGGTGTTTTTGGTGTTTCTGACAACTGGGTGTCGTTTGCGCAAAGCATACAGGATCGGTACAATGTGTTTATTCCAGACCAGCGTAATCATGGCCATTCGCCACACGACCCAACGTTTAATTATTTTGCAATGTGTGCCGATCTGGGCGAATTCATCGATGAGCACGATCTCAAAAATCCGATTGTCCTCGGGCACAGTATGGGTGGCAAAGTAGCGATGAATTTTGCGCTCGAAAACCCGGAAGTGCCCGCAGCACTCATCGTCGCCGACGTTAGCCTGCGCGCTTATGAACGGCGTCACCGTCATCTGGATATGATCGACGCCATGATGGCCATCAATTTTGAGAATGTCGAATCGCGCCGTGAGATAGAACAACAACTCGCTGCTACCATCAAAGACAAGCGTGTACGGCAGTTTGCCATGAAAAATCTTTATCGCCGTCCGCACGGTGGCGGTTTTGCCTGGCGTCTTAATCTGGAAGCCATCAATCTTAACATGGACGAAGTATTCGAGGGAATACACTCCACAGCAATTTTCGACAAGCCCGCTTTGTTTATCCGTGGTGCCGAATCCAACTACATTAGCTACGACGACTTCGATCAGATTTACCGCAATTTTCCCAACGCCGACATCAAAACTATCGAACAGGCCGGCCACTGGTTGCATGCCGACCAGCCCGAAGAATTTCTGAAGGTGTTTGATGATT
- a CDS encoding DUF5668 domain-containing protein: protein MNENSRSRTFFFAVIIIAAGIILLLAGLGIIPWEARRILISWPMLLIVVGISFLFSGQQRVVGYVLLGVGGFFMINKFYLIHNNFWQVIWPLVLIVIGVSIILKHNKTRQLLSNTERFTSDGEPIADGIGQSSDYIDEVSIFSGSEKIITSRNFRGGKITSIFGGSEINLTQAQLAAGNNNLEITAIFGGSTLIVPPDWQIKVNVTAIFGGISDKRYKRLDVTIDDTKILYISGLVLFGGGEIKSY, encoded by the coding sequence ATGAACGAAAATTCAAGATCACGCACATTTTTCTTTGCTGTAATAATTATTGCAGCAGGTATCATTTTACTGCTCGCCGGGCTCGGCATCATCCCCTGGGAGGCACGTCGAATACTGATTTCGTGGCCCATGCTGCTGATTGTGGTAGGCATCTCCTTCTTGTTTTCTGGTCAACAACGGGTAGTCGGATACGTGCTTCTGGGCGTTGGTGGCTTTTTTATGATCAACAAATTCTATTTAATCCACAATAACTTCTGGCAGGTAATATGGCCGCTGGTGCTGATCGTCATCGGCGTTTCAATTATTTTAAAACACAACAAAACCCGCCAGCTACTATCCAACACCGAGCGATTTACCTCCGATGGAGAGCCCATCGCCGACGGCATCGGCCAAAGCAGCGACTACATCGACGAGGTGAGCATATTTAGCGGAAGCGAAAAAATCATCACCAGCCGTAATTTCAGAGGCGGCAAGATTACCAGCATCTTTGGCGGCAGCGAAATCAACCTCACACAAGCGCAGCTGGCTGCGGGCAACAACAACCTGGAAATAACCGCTATCTTTGGTGGCTCTACGCTCATTGTGCCGCCCGATTGGCAGATAAAGGTAAATGTTACGGCTATTTTCGGTGGCATTTCCGACAAGCGTTACAAGCGGCTGGATGTTACGATTGACGACACCAAAATCCTGTACATCAGCGGACTGGTGCTCTTTGGCGGCGGTGAGATAAAAAGTTATTAA
- a CDS encoding histidine kinase → MLNPLLTHRKNFMVYSLAMAFVTAAHFVILYVFFNFPLLVSAADSTIYTGMVFLTGIGIWYIVRYLAISDQKYHLVVIDHLVTGGILVSVWLFGGYYLLSFLFANDVDYGVFLSQSLPWRFVYLLLVYAIIVMVYYLANYYNNYHEKLLQESAMRQLIHESELNLLKSQINPHFLFNGLNSIHSLIMTDAEKAGEMLLELSDFLRYTIRQNHEELVSLNTELEHIAKYLDIEKIRFGKRLVIENNISEACRQCKIPNMILQPVYENAIKHGVNESTDAVVITTTCQVQNGMMQISIGNNYTPGNLSRRGKGIGLDNISKRLSLHYHRNDLIKIEKSNFYFKVTISIPAHEPVNDKK, encoded by the coding sequence ATGCTCAACCCGCTGCTGACTCACCGAAAAAACTTTATGGTTTACTCCCTGGCGATGGCTTTTGTTACGGCAGCACATTTTGTGATCCTCTATGTGTTCTTCAACTTCCCATTGCTTGTGTCGGCGGCTGACAGCACCATTTACACCGGCATGGTTTTTCTCACCGGCATCGGCATCTGGTACATCGTGCGCTATCTTGCTATTAGCGATCAGAAATATCATCTTGTGGTTATCGATCATCTGGTTACCGGCGGCATCCTGGTTTCGGTTTGGCTTTTCGGAGGATATTATCTGCTTTCGTTTCTCTTCGCCAATGACGTTGATTATGGGGTGTTTCTTTCTCAATCGTTGCCCTGGCGCTTTGTTTATCTGCTGCTGGTGTATGCGATTATCGTCATGGTGTATTATCTGGCCAATTATTACAACAATTATCACGAGAAGCTTTTGCAGGAATCGGCCATGCGACAGTTGATTCATGAATCGGAGCTGAACCTGCTCAAGTCGCAAATCAACCCGCACTTTTTGTTCAACGGCCTCAACAGCATCCATTCGTTGATCATGACCGACGCCGAAAAAGCCGGAGAAATGCTGCTGGAGCTCTCCGACTTCCTGCGCTATACCATCCGCCAAAACCATGAGGAACTGGTGAGCCTGAATACTGAGCTGGAACATATTGCCAAATATCTCGACATCGAAAAGATCCGGTTCGGGAAGCGACTGGTGATCGAAAACAACATCAGCGAGGCTTGTCGCCAATGCAAAATCCCAAACATGATCCTGCAGCCGGTTTATGAAAATGCTATCAAACATGGCGTAAACGAAAGTACGGATGCAGTGGTAATTACCACAACCTGTCAGGTACAAAATGGAATGATGCAAATCTCCATCGGCAACAATTACACGCCCGGCAATCTTTCGAGACGCGGCAAAGGCATCGGCCTCGACAACATCAGCAAACGGCTGAGCCTGCATTACCATCGCAACGACCTGATAAAGATCGAGAAAAGTAATTTTTATTTTAAAGTAACCATCAGCATTCCGGCGCACGAACCGGTGAATGATAAAAAATAG
- a CDS encoding LytTR family DNA-binding domain-containing protein translates to MEKTVKAVVIDDEELARRVVIKYLAAHPEIEVVAECENGFSGLKAIQELKPQLVFLDIQMPKIDGFELLELLEEKPIIIFSTAHDEYALKAFEYSAADYLLKPYNQRRFSEAVQRALQRLATEQAKPTQDILSQITEAADRVPHTLHRIVVKDGAEVHVIPIQDVIWIAAADDYVEIHTPTRRYLKQKPMAYFEQHLPAEQFVRVHRSAIVAVAQIKKIEPDTKDTYSLTLKDGREINVSRSGMKTLKEKLRF, encoded by the coding sequence ATGGAAAAAACCGTCAAAGCTGTTGTAATCGATGATGAAGAGCTGGCCCGTCGGGTAGTAATAAAATATCTGGCCGCGCATCCTGAGATAGAAGTGGTGGCCGAGTGCGAAAATGGTTTCAGCGGACTGAAAGCCATTCAGGAGCTGAAGCCACAGCTTGTTTTTCTGGATATTCAAATGCCCAAAATCGATGGCTTTGAGCTTTTGGAATTACTCGAAGAGAAACCCATCATCATCTTTTCGACGGCCCACGACGAATATGCCCTAAAAGCTTTCGAATACAGCGCTGCCGATTATTTGCTAAAACCCTACAACCAACGCCGTTTTTCGGAAGCAGTGCAGCGTGCCTTGCAGCGTCTTGCCACCGAACAGGCCAAGCCAACGCAAGATATTCTTTCGCAAATAACCGAAGCTGCTGACCGCGTGCCGCACACCCTCCACCGCATCGTGGTGAAAGATGGAGCAGAGGTTCACGTAATTCCCATACAAGATGTGATCTGGATTGCCGCCGCCGACGATTATGTGGAGATACATACACCGACGCGCCGCTATCTCAAGCAAAAACCAATGGCTTACTTTGAGCAGCACCTGCCGGCAGAGCAATTTGTGCGGGTACATCGCTCGGCCATCGTGGCGGTGGCGCAGATAAAAAAGATAGAACCCGACACCAAAGACACCTATTCGCTTACGCTAAAAGATGGCCGCGAAATCAATGTGAGCCGCTCCGGGATGAAAACGCTCAAAGAAAAACTGAGGTTTTGA
- a CDS encoding TPM domain-containing protein: MKIFRPIPIFALLLLLAFSAIGQPPYENIPPRPGPLRLVYENIPPRPVPPRLVNDFTGTLSINNIVSLERKLVAFNDTTSTQITVVLVKDFAGYDKAQFADLLGEQWGVGQKGKDNGIVVLVKPKVADGKGEAFIAPGYGLGGAVPDAVAKRIVEEEMIPQFRNNNYYRGLDRGTDVLMKLTVGEYSADAYMNRLDGGGLGAFVGLIIFIIVIAWLLLRGRGTRNYSGRSSNLPFWTAMVLANQMGKSSSGKWGDFQGGSGSFGGSSGGGGFGGFGGGSFGGGGAGGSW; the protein is encoded by the coding sequence ATGAAAATATTCCGACCGATACCAATATTTGCACTCTTGCTGCTGCTGGCCTTTTCAGCCATTGGTCAGCCACCGTACGAGAACATTCCTCCACGACCCGGTCCGCTGCGTCTTGTCTACGAGAACATTCCTCCACGACCCGTTCCGCCGCGTCTTGTCAACGATTTCACCGGCACGCTGAGCATCAACAATATCGTCAGTCTGGAGCGTAAACTGGTAGCTTTTAACGACACCACTTCCACGCAGATCACCGTAGTGTTGGTGAAGGATTTTGCCGGCTATGACAAAGCTCAATTTGCTGATTTGCTGGGTGAGCAGTGGGGTGTGGGACAAAAAGGTAAAGACAACGGCATAGTGGTACTGGTAAAACCGAAAGTTGCCGATGGGAAGGGCGAAGCATTCATAGCGCCCGGCTATGGTCTTGGAGGCGCGGTGCCCGATGCGGTTGCTAAAAGAATTGTTGAGGAGGAGATGATTCCGCAATTTAGAAACAACAACTATTACCGTGGGCTCGACCGTGGCACCGACGTGCTGATGAAGCTCACCGTCGGCGAATACAGTGCTGATGCGTATATGAACCGTTTGGACGGCGGCGGACTTGGCGCATTTGTCGGGCTCATTATTTTTATCATCGTCATCGCCTGGCTACTATTGCGTGGGCGTGGTACGCGCAACTACAGCGGACGCAGCAGCAACCTGCCTTTCTGGACTGCGATGGTTTTGGCGAACCAAATGGGAAAAAGCTCTAGTGGAAAATGGGGTGACTTCCAGGGTGGCAGCGGCTCTTTTGGAGGTAGCAGCGGAGGAGGAGGATTTGGTGGCTTCGGTGGCGGCAGCTTTGGCGGCGGCGGCGCTGGCGGGAGTTGGTGA
- a CDS encoding TPM domain-containing protein: MPDHETHDSSRPINAADEAAIKASIADAERASSGEIRVHIERVCPGNMMDRAAFIFEKLDMHKTALRNGVLFYVATKDRQFAVIGDSGINAVVEKRYWEKLSAEIIDRFHTDGLADGLTFGIASTGEYLKKHFPYQKDDINELSDEISFG; this comes from the coding sequence ATGCCTGATCACGAAACTCATGATTCATCCAGGCCAATCAATGCCGCCGACGAAGCCGCCATTAAAGCTTCAATTGCCGATGCCGAGCGAGCATCGTCAGGCGAAATACGCGTGCATATAGAGCGCGTTTGCCCCGGCAACATGATGGATCGTGCTGCCTTTATCTTCGAAAAACTCGACATGCACAAGACCGCTTTGCGCAATGGGGTGCTCTTTTATGTGGCTACCAAAGACCGGCAGTTTGCGGTAATCGGCGACAGCGGAATCAATGCAGTGGTAGAAAAAAGGTACTGGGAAAAACTTTCGGCAGAGATTATCGATCGCTTTCATACCGATGGCCTCGCCGACGGGCTTACATTCGGCATAGCAAGCACTGGCGAATATCTCAAGAAACATTTTCCTTATCAGAAAGATGATATCAATGAGCTCTCGGATGAAATATCTTTCGGATAA
- a CDS encoding LemA family protein, whose product MKNKGLWITLGIIVIIVLVLYGSFKGTYNNMVKLDEQVQAAWSQVVTDYQRRMDLIPNLVSTVKGYADFEQETLTQVIQARSNATSVNLNVDNMDAATIEKVQQTQQALSSALSRLLVTVERYPELKANTNFLELQAQLEGTENRIANARRKFNEETKTFNSYIRQFPQNIFAGMFGFEKKPYFEADAGAEKAPKVEF is encoded by the coding sequence ATGAAAAATAAGGGACTATGGATTACGCTTGGAATCATTGTAATAATTGTGCTGGTGCTCTACGGAAGCTTCAAAGGCACCTACAACAACATGGTAAAGCTCGATGAGCAGGTACAAGCGGCCTGGTCACAGGTAGTAACGGATTATCAGAGGCGCATGGATCTGATTCCTAACCTGGTGAGCACCGTAAAAGGTTACGCCGATTTTGAACAGGAAACATTGACGCAGGTAATCCAGGCTCGCTCCAATGCCACCAGCGTAAATCTGAACGTTGATAACATGGATGCTGCCACCATCGAAAAGGTACAGCAAACGCAGCAAGCCCTTTCTTCGGCGCTAAGCCGCCTGCTCGTCACCGTGGAGCGCTATCCAGAACTGAAAGCCAACACCAACTTCCTCGAACTGCAAGCACAGCTCGAAGGCACCGAAAACCGGATTGCCAATGCGCGCCGCAAGTTCAACGAAGAAACGAAGACATTCAACAGCTACATCCGGCAGTTTCCGCAGAATATCTTTGCCGGTATGTTTGGCTTTGAGAAGAAGCCCTACTTTGAAGCCGATGCCGGAGCTGAAAAGGCCCCCAAAGTCGAGTTTTAA
- a CDS encoding response regulator transcription factor translates to MGAEKIRVLLAEDDKNLGNVLKSYLDIKGYDTTLCVNGQEAMNAFMHSNFDFCIVDVMMPVKDGFTLVKEIRQKNKRIPVLFLTAKSMQEDKLKGFSLGADDYLTKPFSMEELLVRMQAIIRRANARQGQTANNIFRIGQYTFDYNRQLLKISGKEQKLTSKESALLRLLAMHLNDVLDRSHALKEIWNDDSYFNARSMDVYITKLRKFLKEDETVELINVHGIGFKLVTND, encoded by the coding sequence ATGGGAGCTGAAAAAATTAGAGTATTATTGGCCGAAGATGACAAGAATCTTGGAAACGTATTGAAATCGTACCTCGACATCAAAGGCTACGACACAACGCTATGCGTGAATGGACAAGAAGCCATGAATGCTTTTATGCATTCCAACTTCGACTTCTGCATCGTCGACGTAATGATGCCTGTAAAAGATGGTTTTACGCTGGTGAAAGAAATCCGACAAAAAAACAAACGTATCCCTGTTCTTTTTCTCACCGCCAAATCGATGCAGGAGGATAAGCTGAAAGGCTTTTCGCTCGGAGCCGACGACTATCTTACCAAGCCCTTCAGCATGGAGGAACTCCTGGTGCGCATGCAAGCCATCATCCGGCGCGCCAACGCACGACAGGGCCAAACCGCCAATAACATTTTCAGGATCGGGCAGTACACTTTTGATTACAACCGTCAGCTTCTCAAAATCAGCGGCAAAGAACAAAAGCTAACTTCCAAGGAATCGGCTCTGCTGCGACTGTTGGCAATGCACCTTAACGATGTACTCGACAGAAGCCATGCCCTGAAGGAAATATGGAACGACGACAGCTATTTCAACGCACGCAGCATGGACGTGTACATCACCAAGCTCCGCAAATTTTTGAAAGAGGATGAAACCGTGGAGCTAATCAATGTACACGGTATTGGATTTAAGCTGGTTACTAACGACTAA
- a CDS encoding HAMP domain-containing sensor histidine kinase, whose product MNRNLITLVIVIVSIVLLSLAAVQFYWVRNAISIERVNFENKVNSAAKEVVYKLEIIKTYHTLSQGNQTRNHFINYLSIIDSLSLALPADLDSLETCADLHRLLQKSNMAQEIIAEIVDGSQPFQIENHLNMAVLDSLLMHELQMHNIANSYAYGVYSSGKGRMIYESSDEYKTELLKQGFVFTLYPYEFSPKPDYLMIYFPYEMRLILKQMAGIILISLVLIFIIIMLFIYVLKIIVWQKRLSEMKNDFINNMTHEIKTPISTISLASEALRDETIKRNEQLADNYLRVINDENNRLAAIAEKILQAAIIENENFRFNRERVNIHDMINMVVSNLLIQVEVKDGSLVFNKGAEKPVVSGDKMHLTNAITNLIDNANKYSPRRPRIRITTANYNEGVKICVMDNGMGISHENQKKIFDKLYRVPTGNVHDVKGFGLGLSYVQTIIELHGGRVTVESELKKGSKFCIYIPFSNKRKRAS is encoded by the coding sequence ATGAACCGAAATTTGATAACATTAGTCATTGTGATCGTTTCCATTGTGCTGCTAAGTCTTGCTGCAGTGCAGTTTTACTGGGTACGCAATGCCATCAGCATCGAAAGGGTCAATTTTGAGAACAAAGTAAATTCGGCAGCCAAGGAGGTGGTTTACAAGCTTGAGATAATTAAAACCTACCACACCCTTAGCCAGGGCAACCAGACGCGAAATCATTTTATCAATTATCTCTCTATCATCGACTCTCTAAGCCTGGCGCTACCCGCTGATCTTGATTCATTAGAAACCTGTGCCGACCTACACCGATTATTGCAAAAGTCGAACATGGCACAGGAAATTATTGCGGAGATTGTTGACGGAAGCCAACCATTTCAAATCGAAAACCACTTGAATATGGCGGTACTCGATTCGTTATTGATGCACGAATTGCAGATGCACAACATTGCCAACAGCTATGCTTATGGCGTTTATTCCTCGGGAAAAGGCCGGATGATCTACGAAAGTTCTGACGAGTACAAAACCGAACTACTCAAACAGGGCTTCGTCTTCACGCTTTATCCTTACGAATTTTCGCCTAAGCCCGATTACCTGATGATCTATTTCCCTTACGAAATGCGGCTGATACTCAAACAAATGGCTGGGATCATTCTCATTTCGCTAGTGCTGATTTTCATCATTATCATGCTCTTTATTTATGTTCTCAAAATCATTGTTTGGCAAAAACGCCTTTCGGAAATGAAAAATGATTTTATTAATAATATGACGCATGAAATCAAGACGCCTATCTCCACTATTTCGCTGGCCAGCGAAGCCCTGCGCGATGAAACCATAAAACGTAACGAACAGCTTGCAGATAATTATCTGAGGGTAATCAATGACGAAAATAACCGTCTGGCCGCGATTGCCGAAAAAATACTGCAGGCAGCCATCATCGAAAATGAAAATTTTCGGTTCAATCGCGAAAGAGTGAATATTCATGATATGATCAATATGGTGGTTAGTAATCTGCTCATTCAGGTTGAGGTGAAAGATGGTTCTCTGGTATTTAATAAAGGCGCCGAGAAGCCAGTGGTGTCGGGTGACAAAATGCACCTTACCAACGCCATCACCAATCTTATCGATAATGCCAACAAGTATTCTCCCCGCCGCCCGCGCATCCGCATTACCACCGCTAATTATAATGAAGGCGTTAAGATCTGTGTGATGGACAATGGCATGGGCATCAGCCACGAAAATCAGAAAAAGATTTTTGATAAACTTTATCGTGTGCCTACCGGAAATGTGCACGATGTAAAAGGTTTTGGGTTGGGGTTGAGCTACGTACAGACAATAATTGAGCTGCATGGTGGGAGGGTAACCGTAGAAAGTGAACTGAAAAAAGGCTCTAAATTTTGCATCTACATCCCATTCAGCAACAAAAGGAAGCGTGCCTCATAG
- a CDS encoding glucose-6-phosphate isomerase: protein METLKLELHGKLIDKSALEAMQPEITAVHKRLLAKTGKGNDFLGWMDLPEEIDEKLLQRIEATAAHHSEISDLLLVIGIGGSYLGARAVIEALKNNFDMLLPNDRRRKPLVIYVGQNLSGDYLSDLLGLLDRYDYSVNVISKSGTTTEPAVAFRILREHLEKKYGADQARKRIVATTDKERGALKQLSDEQGYPTYVVPDDVGGRYSVLTPVGLLPIAIAGFNIRELVKGAVDMRSQLIASDSVFNNPAAKYAAARNLLYRQGKKVEIMVNYQPGLYYFGEFWKQLYGESEGKEGKGIFPASVVNTTDLHSMGQYIQEGERILFETVLSVRNFDNPLTVPSDEQNLDQLNFLTGKHVDEINQTAQTATMLAHLDGGVPNITITIPKINEYYLGQLIYFFEFACALSGYLLDVNPFDQPGVEAYKVNMFALLGKPGYEKQTEALRERLK, encoded by the coding sequence ATGGAAACGCTGAAATTAGAATTGCACGGTAAGCTCATCGACAAATCAGCTCTCGAAGCGATGCAGCCTGAGATAACCGCGGTTCATAAACGTCTGCTTGCAAAAACCGGAAAAGGAAATGATTTTTTGGGATGGATGGATCTGCCTGAAGAAATTGATGAGAAACTTCTGCAACGCATCGAGGCTACTGCAGCGCACCATTCTGAGATTTCTGATCTACTACTGGTAATAGGTATTGGGGGTTCGTATCTCGGAGCACGCGCTGTAATCGAAGCACTCAAAAACAACTTCGACATGCTGCTGCCGAATGATCGTCGCCGCAAGCCTTTGGTAATTTATGTGGGTCAGAATCTTTCGGGTGATTATCTCTCCGATTTGCTCGGATTGCTCGACCGGTATGATTATTCTGTTAATGTAATTTCCAAATCGGGTACCACCACTGAGCCAGCCGTGGCGTTCAGAATACTGAGAGAACATCTCGAAAAAAAATATGGCGCCGATCAGGCACGTAAACGAATCGTTGCCACCACCGACAAGGAGCGCGGCGCATTGAAGCAACTATCCGACGAGCAGGGATATCCTACCTACGTTGTTCCTGATGATGTGGGCGGCAGGTATTCGGTACTTACTCCGGTGGGCTTGTTGCCCATTGCCATCGCCGGCTTCAACATACGTGAGCTGGTGAAAGGAGCTGTAGATATGCGTAGTCAATTGATTGCGAGCGATTCGGTTTTCAATAATCCGGCAGCTAAGTACGCAGCAGCGCGCAATTTACTTTATCGCCAGGGCAAGAAGGTGGAGATCATGGTGAATTACCAGCCCGGGCTTTATTATTTCGGCGAATTTTGGAAACAACTTTATGGCGAAAGTGAAGGCAAAGAAGGCAAAGGAATATTCCCTGCAAGCGTAGTCAACACCACCGATTTGCATTCGATGGGGCAATACATCCAGGAAGGCGAGCGCATACTTTTCGAAACGGTGCTCTCGGTCAGAAATTTTGACAACCCTCTCACAGTACCCTCCGACGAACAAAATCTCGATCAACTAAACTTCCTTACCGGAAAACACGTGGATGAAATCAACCAGACAGCACAAACTGCCACTATGCTGGCACATCTCGACGGTGGCGTTCCGAACATAACCATCACCATTCCCAAAATAAACGAATACTATCTCGGACAGTTGATCTATTTTTTTGAGTTTGCGTGTGCACTTAGCGGATATTTACTTGACGTCAACCCATTCGATCAACCCGGTGTTGAGGCATACAAAGTAAATATGTTTGCATTGCTGGGAAAACCCGGTTACGAGAAGCAGACCGAAGCTTTGCGTGAGCGACTCAAATAG